In the Drosophila willistoni isolate 14030-0811.24 chromosome 3R, UCI_dwil_1.1, whole genome shotgun sequence genome, GAATATACGTTATCTCCTGCAAGATGTGGACACAATGAGACCCAAACGTGAAGGACGTTTCATAAATCGTGTCCTGCTCAAGAGTCCTCCCAGCAGCGAGCAGCTTAAAATTGATCCCTTTGTCTATGTGCCCGAGCTGTGGGATAAGAGTACGATGAAGCCAAAACGTGAACCCAGTGGCAAGAAAGTAGAGGCGGAGGAACAAGATCAAGCAGTGGCTCAACAGGCTTCGAATTAGCGAAAAtggttaaatatatatttgtattgttGATGGATCCTGTTTGTGCATTCTTTGAGCTAAGATCTAGAGAGTCTTATGGAGTAAAATTCACTTTGGCTTTCAAGCTTGTCAAGCTTTCTGTGGGGCTGCATTTCGCTGCTGATGGTGGCGCAACATTTCCAGCTGTTTGACCCTAGTGTAGGCGGCGCTAGCTACCAATACAACTACATTGGAAGTCCACCAAAGTGCCGAACGAACATCATGATAATACTGGGTAGCGATTACAGTCTGAGCACAAGCCTTAGCCGTGCCCGAGATGTTATGCGTTAGTGGGGAGGTGACCTAAAAAAATTAGAGATAAACTTAGGGTGTGATAAAGGTTTTTCGGAAGACCTGTGACTCACTTGAATTTCAAGGGCTGTAACAAAGCCAATGGCAAAGCCACAAATACCACTCAGCGTCATGGCAGCCCAGAACCAGGCTGCCCACATATGAGGATATGTTATAATCGTTTCCAGCTCACCGTTAAGTATAATTAAAGGCAGGAATAGAATTGTGGAATACAGGTTATTATAATAGCTGAGCAGCCATACTTCCTGGTTGACATAAGATAGGGATTTCTTTGTCTGAATGGAGTACATTGCCAGGGCCAATGAGCTGAGAACTCCGTATACAGTGCCACGCCAAGAAAACACTTCTGTCAAGCTCTCCTGATCGACTCCAAGCCAGAAACCCACCACAATGGCTCCGCAGCAGAGCATGCATTTGAAACTAGTGCGTTGCCTGTTGGCGGAGTAAGGatgtgaaatatttttgagTTAAACTAACCATGACGCATTACTTGCCTTAGAAGCAACCATGATAAAACCACACTGAACACTGTTGTCAGGGAACGGCCAATGTAGTAGAAAGCTACGGTTACATTGTGTAGCGATAGATTATTAGCTCCTATCATTAGAGTGTACAGAACCGACAGCGGCAGAATTTTTCGGAATGTGTCAATCTCCAAGGGGTTCCCATCGGGAAAAGTTATGACACTAGGATATTTTCGGCTCAGCCGACACGCTGTATAACAGATGATGGTAGAGATGACGCACTGAAACCAGGACATGAACAGAGGTGCTCCCAAATTGACTGTGTCGCTGCTTAGCAGATGTTTATTCACGAATACTGTTAATATTGAGGTGCACCTGTGCGTAGCAATATGTTGTTAAAAACGCGTCCACCATAGTCCCAGCTTCGAGTCTTTCTTACCAATATAATGCAACTACAAAGAAtatctttaaatatttgttgacCAGCCGGTTGTGCTCTTCCAGATTTTTATACATCTTGTCGTGCTTTTCGTTACCCCGATTTGTGCTTTTGTTGCGACAATATTCTTAATTACACGTACATACAAATGTGTATTGTGTCGACCGGTCGATCAGCTGTTTGTGCAGCAATGTAACCCTAGACAACAAAAGGCACAGTGGTCCTTAAACATACAATAATTAATCaaaagtttttagtttttaaattgCAACAGACAATTCTGGAGCTCTTTAAAACCTACAAATAGGATAACAATTGCGGTTTTATTTATAACTCAAATTTTTTCCATACaatatttgttaattttcgTTTTTAGTATTTTCTTTATGATTTGTCTGCTGCTTTTATTCAATGATGCAAGAGTTGTGTGTgctgatttttattttatattattaaaggTTATTTTTACTCCGGTCACTTTGGTTTACTTGTCCCATTCGCGGAACTCGGTTCCTTCTGGCGGCTTAATGGGCACTTTATCCTGAGAAACTTCATTCCAGTTGGTGCTGAGCACGGTGCCGCCGGACTCCGTAAATGATTTGTTCATGGCCATTTGCACCTCCGGTGTGGAGGTGCTGTAGATCTTTTTGAATAATTGATTGAGAGCCGCTTCACCTTTGGCTTCTTTTTCATCGATCTTTTCCTCCTCCTTGACCAAAAGGTCCCAGTTCTTTGTTTGCAGTGCTGGTGGTGCAGTTGCGGCCACAGTTTCCTTCAGCTCGAGGCTCTCCCAACGCAAGCCAGTCTCCTTGGCCAGAGTAATTTCAACTTTTGATGGATAGGCTTTGTGTGAAGAACGCTCAACCACAATAGGATGAAGCAGTGGAAGCAACAACTCATAGCCATCGGCCGTCAGATGTATTTTTTGTGACTCAATTTTGACGTCATAGTTCTTCTGGGCAGCGTTCTTTAGCAAAACAGTGATAACCACTTTGGACTCTGATTGATACCAATCGTGGCGCACAGACATATTGATCTGTAtaaagttatatatttttacaaatttaatttcaattttagtttttgagttgcTGGGAGTTGCTCATCTGACGCTTTGTTATTGTTTCTGTCCAGTAGAGCTGGGAAAACCATCGATGGCACCATCGATATTATCGATGGAACCGATGGAGTGCGATAAATCGATGGAAATTTTTCGATGTCGATATATCGAATTTCTTTTTGGGTCCAACATGGGTGTAAGTAAATTGcaatatattgttttttctgcCTTTCTTTACATACAGGTCTACTTACTTTTATTCTATTAGAGTACCTTTTTAACCCTGGCAGTTCCTCTTGTAAATTGGACAAGTTTTTgtaaggttttttttgtttttttttttttttttttttttttttataaataaaaacctCTTATTAGCAGTAAGTTTGGAAATCGCCCATTGTTTTGTTGTCCTTAaagagttttttgttttcgttttttggacTTAGGACGtcactcttttgtttttatcttgaaactatacattttgtttttttatttaagaacATTTCAGAAATTACAAGCCAagtcttttttatatattttcggttgaattaatttataaaggGCTAACTTATAGTAGTTAAATTATACGCTAGATAATTCGTATCGATGATTATAGACATATGAATATTTGAAACTGTGTAATATTGAAAAACGacaccaaaatatatatgttgaataacttgtttaaatattcgatGGTACCatcgatagtatcgatggTTTTTTCCATCGATGGAAAAAATATCGAGTGGAGCAACCATCGATGGATTCCCAGCTCTACTGTCCAGGCCATCACCCTAGTGATGACAGTTTAGTAACTATCGCAGGAAAGAGCTTTGCCAGACTTTGTCCACCTCACGTTATCGTTA is a window encoding:
- the LOC6647354 gene encoding GDP-fucose transporter 1 yields the protein MYKNLEEHNRLVNKYLKIFFVVALYWCTSILTVFVNKHLLSSDTVNLGAPLFMSWFQCVISTIICYTACRLSRKYPSVITFPDGNPLEIDTFRKILPLSVLYTLMIGANNLSLHNVTVAFYYIGRSLTTVFSVVLSWLLLRQRTSFKCMLCCGAIVVGFWLGVDQESLTEVFSWRGTVYGVLSSLALAMYSIQTKKSLSYVNQEVWLLSYYNNLYSTILFLPLIILNGELETIITYPHMWAAWFWAAMTLSGICGFAIGFVTALEIQVTSPLTHNISGTAKACAQTVIATQYYHDVRSALWWTSNVVVLVASAAYTRVKQLEMLRHHQQRNAAPQKA
- the LOC6647353 gene encoding protein SGT1 homolog, with the translated sequence MSVRHDWYQSESKVVITVLLKNAAQKNYDVKIESQKIHLTADGYELLLPLLHPIVVERSSHKAYPSKVEITLAKETGLRWESLELKETVAATAPPALQTKNWDLLVKEEEKIDEKEAKGEAALNQLFKKIYSTSTPEVQMAMNKSFTESGGTVLSTNWNEVSQDKVPIKPPEGTEFREWDK